A genomic window from Deltaproteobacteria bacterium includes:
- the raiA gene encoding ribosome-associated translation inhibitor RaiA, with amino-acid sequence MRITFNFKNFDPSDHLRKYARERFGKLGKFMTGTEDAELQVNLEVEKFRHIADIVLTGKNVHISAREDSEDMYSTVDLVWDKLEAQMRKLRDKAKTQRKGGNDTVRMDVIRFDEDQTGKRRPNIQQTDHYEPKPMVVEEAAMQLGTTGNDFLVFVNAENERVNVIYRRKNGDFGLIDPGV; translated from the coding sequence ATGAGGATTACCTTCAACTTCAAAAACTTCGACCCCTCTGATCATCTGCGGAAGTACGCCAGGGAGCGGTTTGGCAAACTCGGCAAGTTCATGACCGGCACGGAAGACGCTGAACTGCAGGTCAACCTTGAAGTGGAAAAATTCCGCCACATCGCGGATATCGTCCTGACCGGAAAGAACGTGCATATTTCCGCCCGGGAAGACAGCGAAGACATGTACTCCACCGTTGACCTGGTCTGGGACAAGCTTGAAGCCCAGATGCGCAAGCTTCGCGACAAGGCCAAAACCCAGCGCAAGGGCGGCAACGACACGGTACGCATGGATGTTATCCGCTTTGACGAGGACCAGACCGGCAAACGCCGTCCCAACATCCAGCAAACCGACCACTACGAACCCAAGCCCATGGTCGTGGAAGAAGCAGCCATGCAGCTCGGAACCACCGGCAACGATTTTCTGGTCTTCGTCAACGCCGAGAACGAACGCGTCAATGTTATCTACCGCCGGAAAAACGGGGATTTCGGCCTGATCGACCCCGGAGTATAG
- a CDS encoding PTS sugar transporter subunit IIA — MKLAEYLDKDLIISDLSARTKSEVLAELVSPLSRTHPELDREHIVQTLMDREKLGTTGIGDGIAIPHGKLDTIEQILIIVGRSLPGVDFSSLDHKPATIFITVLAPSSVVGLHLKLLAHVSRLLKDETFRNDFLTAAGPDGLWDLLQTV; from the coding sequence ATGAAGCTTGCCGAATATCTGGATAAGGATCTGATCATTTCCGACCTTTCGGCCAGGACCAAATCCGAGGTCCTGGCCGAACTTGTTTCGCCGCTGTCACGGACACATCCCGAGCTTGATCGTGAACATATCGTGCAAACCCTCATGGACCGGGAAAAACTCGGCACCACCGGCATCGGGGACGGCATCGCCATCCCGCACGGCAAACTGGACACCATCGAGCAGATCCTGATCATTGTCGGACGCAGCCTGCCCGGAGTGGACTTCTCCAGCCTGGACCACAAGCCAGCCACGATTTTCATCACCGTGCTGGCACCGTCCTCGGTGGTGGGGCTGCATCTCAAGCTCCTGGCCCACGTTTCCCGCCTCCTCAAGGACGAAACCTTCCGGAATGATTTTCTAACAGCGGCAGGGCCGGATGGCTTATGGGATCTGCTGCAAACCGTTTGA
- the rapZ gene encoding RNase adapter RapZ, whose amino-acid sequence MQNSFETKNVIIVSGMSGSGKSTALKVFEDMRFFCVDGLPARMAPALIELFFNSKPGDYPGLAMGMDLRQPDFVGQWREVLGDMEKLAVKPIVIFTDAETQVLLRRYATTRRPHPLATGDLGLEQAVERERSIMEPIRNQADLVIDTSHHSVHDLRRVLQEKWGALESQSKGMRVHLISFGFKYGAPAEADLITDLRFLPNPYFDENLRPMSGQDRVISDYILGADPGREYLRRLLEFLDFTLPLYATEGRYRLTMGFGCTGGRHRSVAVTEAVRSHLQERGYMISVEHRHMSLG is encoded by the coding sequence ATGCAGAATTCTTTCGAGACCAAAAACGTGATCATCGTGTCCGGCATGTCTGGATCGGGCAAAAGCACGGCACTCAAGGTTTTCGAGGACATGAGATTTTTTTGCGTGGACGGGCTTCCGGCGCGCATGGCTCCGGCCCTGATCGAACTTTTTTTCAATTCCAAGCCAGGGGACTATCCCGGGCTGGCCATGGGCATGGACCTGCGCCAGCCAGACTTTGTTGGCCAATGGCGGGAAGTACTCGGCGACATGGAAAAACTCGCGGTAAAGCCAATCGTCATCTTCACCGACGCCGAGACCCAGGTACTGCTGCGCCGCTATGCCACCACCCGCCGCCCTCACCCCCTGGCCACCGGCGATCTTGGCCTGGAACAGGCCGTGGAACGGGAACGAAGCATCATGGAACCCATTCGCAACCAAGCGGATTTGGTTATCGATACCTCGCATCATTCCGTGCACGACCTACGCCGCGTTCTGCAGGAAAAATGGGGGGCCCTGGAATCCCAATCCAAGGGGATGCGCGTCCACCTTATTTCCTTTGGCTTCAAATACGGAGCACCGGCCGAAGCGGATCTGATCACGGACCTGCGTTTTCTGCCCAATCCATATTTCGATGAAAACCTGCGCCCCATGTCCGGACAGGACCGTGTCATCTCGGACTATATCCTGGGGGCGGACCCGGGTCGGGAATATCTGCGCCGCCTGCTGGAATTTCTGGATTTCACTCTCCCCCTGTATGCCACCGAGGGCCGCTATCGACTGACCATGGGATTTGGATGCACCGGTGGGCGGCACCGGTCCGTGGCCGTGACGGAAGCGGTTCGGAGCCATCTCCAGGAGCGCGGCTACATGATTTCCGTGGAACACCGCCACATGAGTCTTGGTTAA
- a CDS encoding PTS sugar transporter subunit IIA: protein MVGVIVVTHGEFGKYLLEAAQTILGPQENCAYLAIEGVMDMNGLLSELKTTVSRLDTGNGVIILTDMFGGTPSNISLSLLQPNKVDVLTGVNLPMMLRVLAMREQPLNDLVLEAKKAAIHGIVAAGEILTRKIAS, encoded by the coding sequence ATGGTTGGAGTGATCGTGGTCACCCACGGTGAATTTGGAAAGTACCTGCTCGAAGCAGCCCAGACCATACTTGGTCCCCAGGAAAACTGCGCCTATCTCGCCATAGAGGGCGTCATGGACATGAACGGGCTGCTCTCGGAACTCAAGACCACGGTCTCGCGCCTGGATACTGGTAATGGTGTCATCATCCTGACCGACATGTTCGGCGGCACGCCCTCCAACATCAGCCTGTCCCTGCTGCAGCCCAACAAAGTCGATGTCCTGACCGGGGTCAACCTGCCCATGATGCTAAGGGTGTTGGCCATGCGCGAACAACCGCTGAATGATCTGGTGCTGGAAGCCAAAAAGGCCGCCATCCATGGTATCGTCGCGGCGGGAGAAATCCTGACCCGTAAAATCGCGAGTTAG
- a CDS encoding PTS mannose/fructose/sorbose transporter subunit IIB codes for MHWFRIDNRLVHGQVIEAWLPHIRAKALVVANDDLAADALRQEIMSLAVPSGITFCCCTVRAIGAELRRLDLEKSDQHTLVLFATCADARAAHMSGVEFTTVNIGNLHYGPGKEQICEYIALGPDDRSCLHYFEEHGVEIDFRCVPTRTAKVNL; via the coding sequence ATGCACTGGTTTCGTATCGACAACCGTTTGGTCCATGGCCAAGTCATCGAGGCCTGGCTCCCCCACATCAGGGCCAAGGCGCTGGTGGTGGCCAATGATGACCTCGCGGCGGATGCCCTGCGCCAGGAAATCATGAGTCTGGCCGTCCCCAGCGGTATCACCTTTTGTTGCTGCACTGTACGCGCGATCGGAGCCGAACTGCGCCGCCTGGACCTGGAAAAATCCGACCAGCACACGCTGGTTCTCTTCGCGACCTGTGCCGACGCTCGCGCGGCCCACATGTCCGGGGTGGAATTCACCACGGTCAATATCGGCAACCTCCATTACGGCCCGGGCAAGGAACAGATCTGCGAATATATCGCCCTTGGCCCGGACGACAGAAGCTGCCTCCACTACTTTGAAGAGCACGGGGTGGAAATCGATTTTCGCTGTGTGCCGACACGCACGGCAAAGGTGAACTTATGA